GCGCTTCGCCCAGAAAGATCGAACCCGGACCCACGGGCTTCCCCCGCTACTGGCGGAAGAGTTCGATCGCGTTGTCGTGGTCTACGCCGAGGCCACATTTGTGGGCGCGGCGACCGAGGGATTGCCTCGTGCGGCACTGCGCCACGAACCCAAAAAACTGATTCACTGGGTCGCGCGGCGGCTCAGCACGGGAGAGCGTTTTTCCGCGGTCATCAATCCTGAAGAACTTCCGAGTGAGAACCGCCTATGCCCCACTGGCCTGTCGGCAGACGACTTGCTCGCTGGGGTGACGCTGGATCAAGCGCAACGTGACTGGCGCGCATTCTCATTGCCTACTGATGTGCTCTTGAGTTGGAACAAGAGCACCCTCGACGTGATGCAACCCCTCGCACACGAGGGCCCTGCAGCGTTCTTGAAGGGGACTTACAAAAACTTTGCCCATCGACGCGATCCGTCGAGCAAGCTGCGAGGACCGATCGACGCGGTGCTCGAGCGCGAAGGCCTGCGGCCAGCCGCTACCCCCCTGCCCGGACGTGCCGGTTTGCGTCTCTCCCAGTTGGAAGCGGTGACGAGATTTGTTCACGAGTGCGGAGTGGAGAGTCTCACTACGGCTTGACCGCCTTGAAGCGACCGCCGCACTCGAGATGGAGGAAGCGGCGCCAATTGCGACGGGAGCGCCGCAGGCGTTTGATTTCCAGACCGCAGCGGTCGCAGCGCGCGACTACCTTCTGACGTGCAATACGCAGCGCCTCGCTCGCCGCGTGAAATCGCGGGTCCCGGCCCATGCGCATTGGAGCGGCACCCAACGCGCTGGCGATCACTTGCCATTTGGGACCGTGGTTCTCTCGCTTTTCAAGCAATGCCCCGGTCAAGATATGCGCGACTTCGTGCAAGATGGTGTCGCGACGCGCGTGGGGAGAGCAATCGAGGGTCGTGAGCCTGAGCGTCTTTGTGCGGGGGGTGATGGAACCAAAGCGAGTGACCGCGCGGGTTGGGCGGATCGTCCAGTCTTCGAGTTCGGAAAATCCAGCCGCAGCGAATTCTCTTTCGCCGCGGCCGAATTCCGCTGCCGCCTTGCGCAAGCCCGCCTCGACCGTCGGGCGCAGGCCCTCTAATTCGAGAAACCGCGCAAGCGATTGCTGTACCAGGATGACAGAACCCCTTCGCACTGCGTTCAGCATGCTGCTCGAACGACTACAACTCCTCTTACTTGTAGTCGATCACCGAACGGATCACCTGGCCCTCTTGCATGGCCTTGAAAGCGTCGTTCACGTCTTCGAGTTGAATACGACGGGTGATCATGCTCTCGAGGTCGAGCTTGCCGGCCTTCCACAAGCGAATCAGCATGGGCATGAAGGTCCGAACGTTGGCGCTCCCGTACATCGAGCCACGCAGTATCTTGTCGGTGAAAAAGAACTCGAACGCGCTGAACTTGACCTCTTCCGAAATCCGGCCGACACCGACGATGACCGCTGTGCCGCCTCGGCGCGCTGCGTCGAAGGTCGCGCGAATGGTCACCGGGTTGCCGATGCATTCGAGCGCGTAGTCAAAGCCCTCTCCCCCCGTAATCTCGGTTTTCATTTGATCGAGCGCGTCCGGGGTGCAGACATGGGTGGCACCGAAGCCCTTGGCGGCTTCGAGTTTCGACTCCACCGTGTCTACCGCGAGAATCTCTGCGGCACCGGCAATTCGTGCTCCCTGAATCGCACTCATCCCGACGCCACCACAGCCAAAGACCACGACGGAACTACCCGGCGTGACTTTCGCAGTGTTGATCGCGGCACCGACACCCGTCGTCACGCCGCAACCGATCAGGGAAACGATATCGAGCGGGATGTCGTCGTCCACCTTGACCAGGCAAGCCTCGTTGGCAATCAGCTCTTCGGCAAAGGTGCCGAGACCCGCCATGCCCACCATCGGCGCGCCATCGACTACGAAGTGCGGCGTCATGCCGAACGCAGCCCCGGCGTCGCACAGGTAGGACTGACCGCGCAGACACGGCTTGCACTTGTTGCACGCCGGCACGAAGCTCAAAATGATGTGATCTCCGGCGGCAATGTCCGTCACGCCGGAACCGACTTCCTGCACGATTCCCGCACCCTCATGACCCGGAATGAGGGGGAAGGCGAAGGGGATGGTGCCGTTCTGTACAGAGAGGTCCGAATGGCAGACGCCACTCGAAACCAGTTTCACATGCACGTCGCCGGGTCCGAGATCCCCCAGGCTGACGCCGTCGATGATTTCCATCGGCGCGTTCAATTCTCGCATGACTGCGGCTTTCATTGCGGTGCTCCTTTCTCGTTCAGAGAGGTTCAGGATATCAATCGAGCGGGGCCGACGCTGCTCGCGATTTGCAGTTCCGGCAAAAATCCTTATTCCTCGGGGATCTGGTACCGGGCGATGTAGTCGCTATAGCGGGCTCGAATCTGCTCTTTGGCAAGCCCAAAATCTCGTGCGTCGTAGCCGTGACGGCCAAATGCGTCCTGTCCGCGCATATGCATCCAGGTTTCCATGCGCTGAACGTGCAGCGGATGGAGTTCTCGGTCGAATTGTGCGTAGATTCTGCGCACCGCGGCGATTGGATCTGCCATCAGCTCGCTGTAGAGCAGATGGCTGCACCACTGCCGACCCGCCTGGCGATCGTCGAACTCCATTCCCCGGACGATCCCCGCGTGGAGTTTGTCGTCCCATTCCCGGCCCACGGCCACGGGGTCGACTCGCGTGGAATACGTCTTGTGCATGGCGGTAATGAGACTTGCTACCGAGGGTACGACCTTGGCCGGGTCGCGGTGGGTCCAGATCAGCCGCGCATCGGGATAGACGTCTTCGAGCAGGTCGAGACACCAGAGATGATTAGGCGTCTTGAGCGACCAGTTCCGAGTGGGAAGTCTGGATTGCAGAATCTGCAGGGATAGCTTGTGAATGGCATAGGTGCTGCGCATGTCGGCCTTCTCGAGCCAGCGCCCGTAGCTCGGAATGAACGCCTGGGTTTCAAAGGAGAGCGTGCGCAAATCGAATGCAAACAACGTCACGCATTCTGTCGCCAGGGTGGCACCAAAGGGGTGCATGGCGCGCAGGGCTGGATTGAGATCCTGCAACTGGTCGAACTGTTTTGCGGTCGCGGCGATTCGCGGGTCTTCGGCGTAGCTCGCGAGATCTGGCGGAGGAACGGGACTCGATGCTTCCCATTGAAGCAGCGGGCGCGAGACGGGATCGAAACCGAGCAAGAACGACAGCAGTGTCGTACCCGTGCGCGGAAGCCCGAGAATGATCCAGGGCCGCTCGATCTTCTGGTCTCGAACCTCTGGATGTTCTCTGGCCCAATGCAGTACTCGCAGACGCTGGCTGAGCGACGAAACGAGAAGCTGGCGCACGACGATTCGGCCGAAACTCGTGAGACCCGCCTCTCCGTCAAAGGCGCGCTGGAGCACTTCGAGGGGCTCGCGAAGCGTCTCGGGTCCGAAATCGTCGAAGCCCGCCTGCTTGGCCGCCGCGGCCAGCAGATCGTCTGGGGCGAGCGAGGGCCACTTCACCCCCAACATCCCGAGTGGAGACGTGAGCCGGTTGAAAATACGCAGGGGCCTCGAAGACAGCCCCGCGTCTCGAAAGGTGTAGGTTCGGGTGGTCATTGGAGTGGTTGGGGTCGCAGCGTCGACGTCTCCATGGTCTCGGGATCGATAATGCCAATTTTTTCGGCTAAGCAGGTCTCGAAAACTGTCTCGAAAACTATAGGACGCATCAGGCAAAAATCTCGCCGGTCGAGACGAACGCGAGCCAACCGCTTTCCGAGGCACGACAATTCCCTAGAGTGGTATGGATCGTGAAAGCGGAAAACCGAGTCCTGGAGCATGAATAGTTCTGTCTACAGATTCATTGAGGAGTCGAGTTGATGGTCATAGTGGTTTTTCGTTCGAAGCTCCGCGCGGGAATCGAGGACGAGTTCAACGAACTCGGGGATCGAATGCAGACGATCGCCGAATCCATGCCGGGATTCATTTCCTACAAGGTGTTCCATGCGCCGGACGGTGAACGCGCGAGCATCATCGAATTCGAGTCCAGAGAAGAGTTGCAGGCATGGAAGATCAACGCCGAACATATCGCGGCACAACAGCTTGGGCGAGACAAGTTCTACGCAGAGTACACACTGACCGTGAGCGAGACCCTGCGCGAAACCAAGTTCGAGCGCTGAGACATCCAGCTCTCATACTAGACATCCAAAGGAGCAGCACCATGTCGGGAACTCGAATCTACTTGATATTGTCGGCGCTGATCTGGCTCCCCTACGGATTGTTCTGTGTCTTTCAGCCCGAAACCCTCGCTGATATTGCGGGAGTCGTGGGAACGACACCTACGGGCACAACCGAAATTCGCGCGATGTACGGCGGACTCCAGGCGGGGGTCGGAGTCATCTGCGTTATCGCCTTGATGCGACCGGACTTTGCCCGCTCTGCGTTGATCACACTGTGTTGTCTGGCAGGCGGATTGTTCCTGGCGCGCTTCAGTGGTTTCTTGATCGATGGCAGTGGATCCCAATACACCTATGGCGCTCTCGTATTCGAATCTACCTACGCTCTCGCGGCGGGCTATCTGGCGCGCGGTTCGACGGTCTCGGAGACCTGAAAAATCGACAGCGCGTTGAACGAAGGTAAACTCCGCAATCTCATGTCGACTTCGATCATCGCACCTCGAGACACCGCACTGCACACGGCCATTCGCAATTTATCCCTACCCGGAAAAGACGCACTGGCCGAAGTTGGGTCCCAAGGGAATTGTGCCGATCTTCTCGCTCTCTCGTTCGACGAGCAGTACACGAACTTCATGGAGAACATGACGGCCCTGCCCGGGGACGCCCAACTCCTATCGCTGCAAAAACTCGACTCGGCGCTCAACGCGATCTCGGGTCCCGAGAATCTCGATTTGTGGACCGACGCTGCGTTTGCCAGCGATCCTCAATGGGAAATCATCCGAGACCTCGCCCGCAATGTCATGGTCGAGTTTGGCTGGTAGCTACACCCAGCGCCACCCAGCGCCACCCAGCGCCACCCAGCGCCCCGCACCAGAATCTGGGGCAGCGAGTCCTGCGCCGAGGTAATCTGCAGCGTACCGACATGGGAAACCGTCTCATCCTATTCAGTGCAGTTCTGGCCATCGGCGCCCTTGGACACTTTGGCGGCTATTTTCAATACCTCGACCCTGTTCATTTGCGCGAACTCCTCGAGGCGGCCGGCCCTTGGGGTCCCTTGGCCGTGATCGTGTTGTTCGCAGTATTCGAACCCTTTGGCGCACCCGGAGCCATCTTCATTTTGGCTTCGGCAACACTCTGGCCGTTTTGGTTGGCCTTTACCGTCAACATCCTGGGGGCCATCGGAGCGGGGATGTTGGGCTTTACGTTTGCACGCTATCTGGGTCGCGACTGGGTCGAAGGCCGTATGCCCGAACGCCTGCGCAAATGGGACGAGCGGCTTTCCAAAGACGGGCTCCCGAAGGTGATCCTCTTCCGGCTCATATTCTTCTTGAACCCGGCATCCCATTGGGCACTCGGGCTTTCGCGGGTAAAGGTCCCGGCCGCGATTCTGGGGACTGCCATCGGCTTCATCCCCGGTGTCTCACTTCTTACTTACTTCGGGGCGGAACTCCTCGCCTGGTTCAATGACCAGCCCACCGAGGTGTGGATCGGCGTCGCGGTCGCGATCATCGCCACGATCATTATTTTCAAGATTCGCAAGCGCACCACTGCGTCGGCCTAGAGGAACACCCCGTGAGCCCTTCTACGCCCAAAGGGAGGCCTAAAGAGACACCTAAAGGGACGCCGCCTGGCGACAAACGTCCCGGTGATCCCTGGTCCAAAGCCTTCGACTGGATCGAAGCCAATTTGGGCGGTCGCATCGTGAGCTACGAACGACAGCCGCGCTGGCGACCGGCCTTTTATCTCGATTTCGAGCGCAAAGGAATTACCCTGCCGCTCTACCTGCGCGGTGCTCGCACGGAAGTCAAACACGGCTCCCGCGTGCTCGAACACGAAATGCGCGTGTTGCAGCAACTCGAAAAGGACGGCATCCCAGTGCCGCATGTCTACGGTTACTGCCCGGATCCGGCCGGGATCGTGATGGAGCGAAGCGCGGGGCGAGAGAATCTTGCAACGGCCGAAACCGAAGCCGAGGGTCGCGCCGTGCTCGACGAATACATCGAGATCCTTGCGCGCACTCACTCACTCGACACCGCTCCCTTCGAAGCCTTTGGCATGGCGAAGCCCGTGGGCGCCGAAGCGCTCGGGTTGTGCGATCTCGCAAATTGGGAAGCGCCCTACCGCGAATGCAAATCGCGCCCGGAACCGATCATCGAGTTCGTCCTCAGCTGGTTGAAGCGCAACATTCCCAAGGATCGCTCTGAAGTCACCTTCCTTTCTGTGGACGCAGGACAATTTTTGTTCGAGAACAGCCGCATCACGGCGTTGATCGATCTAGAGCTCGCCTGTCTTGGCGACCCCGCAGCAGACCTCGGAGGCATGCGCGGTCGCGATCTCAGTGAACCCCTGGGCGACCTGCCGCGCGCCTTTGCGCGTTACTTCGAATTGCGCGGTCAGAAAATCCCCACCTCGGTGATCGACTACCACACGGTACGTTTCAACCTCTACACCCCGATGGCGATCGCGCCGCTCGTCGCCAATCCAACCCCGGACACCGACATTGTTCAATACCTGGGTTGGTACTGGGTATGGTCGCGCGCTTGCCTGGAAGTGATGGCCCACGGTCTCGGGATCAAACTCGAAGCCCCAACCCTGCCAGAACCCAAAATCACGCGGTTTGCGGGCACTCACGACGCGCTGACCCGACGACTCGAGAAGGCGAGCGAGGGTGGAGACTTTGCCGCGTACGAAACCGATGCCGCCTATCGAGCCGCCGAGTATCTGCGACGTGTCGAACGCTACGGCCGTGATCTGGAACAGAACGATCTCAACGAGGTCGGGGCGCTGCTCGGTCGGTCCTTCAACCACTGGATCGATGCCGACCGCGAACTCGAACAATTGATCGAGAGCGCCGGGGCTACGCGCGACGAGGATCTCATCCGACTATTTCATCGACGCACCCTGCGCCATGAATCTCTATTGCAACCGGTACTGCGCGAACTCGAAGGCGTGAAGACGCAGCTGCTCGACGACTGATCGCCGCGCAAGCTAGCCCTGGGATTGCGCGTGACTGTGCGCGAGTTTTACGTAATTCAACGCATGTTCTCGCTGGGACTGCACCTCGTCGTCGTCGAGCGTGCGGACAACCCTCGCCGGAGTTCCGACCACGAGAGTACCGGGCGGAACCTTCATTCCCGGCGTGACCACGGCTCCGGCCCCGACCAGGGCCCCTTCGCCGATCACAGCGCCGTCGAGCACGATGGCTCCGATTCCGATCAGCGCTCCGTCGCAGACCCTGCAACCGTGAACCACCGCATGGTGCCCAATGGTCACCACGTCGCCGACCTCAGTATTGAATAGATCGCGAGTCACGTGAATCACCGCGCCATCCTGAACATTGCTGTCTCTGCCGATGCGAATCGCATTCACATCGCCGCGCAGCACAGCGCNNNNNNNNNNNNNNNNNNNNNNNNNNNNNNNNNNNNNNNNNNNNNNNNNNNNNNNNNNNNNNNNNNNNNNNNNNNNNNNNNNNNNNNNNNNNNNNNNTGCCCAATGGTCACCACGTCGCCGACCTCAGTATTGAATAGATCGCGAGTCACGTGAATCACCGCGCCATCCTGAACATTGCTGTCTCTGCCGATGCGAATCGCATTCACATCGCCGCGCAGCACAGCGCCATACCAGACGCTTGCGTTGGCGCCGAGCGTGACGTCACCAATCACTACGCCTCCCGGCGCCACCCATGCACCGGATGCGAGCGTCGGCGTGCGACCTTCAAACGGAAGAATCAACGAGATTGCGTTTGTCGTTGCCGGATTATCCAATTTACCTCTCCTCGTCCTTCAAGGATCTTGCCGATGATTGACTTCTCGGCCAATTCTCGCCATCGATGACAAGCGGGCCAGACGGCAGTGGCGACGATGATCGTGAGCGATATGTCGCTCTGCCTCCAGATGGATGCGTAGCATATAAGCCCAAGGCCCTGCCTCCAGCACCGGAGCGTCGACCTGGATGGCCACAAACATTTCCCGCGATACTCTCACCCTATGACCTCCGCCAGCGAAGATCCGGTTCACGATGTACCCGAAGGCCATGCAAAGCTGGTGCGAACCATCTCGCAAGGCGGTGGGATCGCGGTTCGAACCCTGATTGGCAGCCAACTCATCGCCGAAGCGATGAACCGGCGCAAGATGGCACCAACTGCGGCCAACGCCCTGGGGCGCGCACTCATGGGGGCCGTGTTGATCGCCGTGGGTCCCGCTTCGGCCGACCCGGTCGAATCCGGCGTCAGCAACAACTCGACTGACAGTTCCAACGAGAACTTCGATGAAACAGACGATGACCGCCAGGCGAGCGAAAGCGTCCAACTCCAATTCCGCGGCAATGGTCCCCTCGGCAGCATCGTGGTCATCGCGGACGATCTCGGGCGAGTTCGGGGAATTGTGGAGCACCCGGACACCAACTTGACTCTCGCAGACGGAAGCCCCGACGTCGCCCGCTCGATCGGACTCGGTGCACTTCGCGTAGTCCGGCACCGGCCGGAATGGCGCGAGCCCTACACCGGCGCCGTACCGCTAGTAAGCGGTGAGGTCGCGAAAGATCTCACTCTCTACCTCACGGAAAGTGAGCAGACTCCCTCTGCAATGGGGCTGGGGGTCGCCATGGCCAACGACGAGAGTGCGGTGGTCGCCGCGGGATTCCTGGTTCAGATCCTTCCCGACGCGCTGCCCGAAGAGGTGGCGCAAGTGGAAGAAAATGTCCGGGGAATGCCGGCGCTTTCACAACTCGCCCTGTCGGACGCCAACTGCAATGAGCTTCTCGATCTACTCTTGCGCGGACTCGGATCCCGAGATCGTCACACCACCTACCCGGTTTTTCGCTGCACCTGCACCCGGGATCGCGCACTGCGCATGATGGAGTTGCTGGGCAACCAGGAAATTCGAGAGATGGTTGCGCGCGAACTCAACCAGGAAATTCGCTGCGAATTCTGCGCGAAGGCCTATGAATTTTCGACGCTCGAGATTCGAACGCTGCTCGAAGCTGAGCATCGCGGCGTTTGCAAAATCAATAGCTGACGGAATCAATAGATGACCTTCCGCTCGACCAGGTCGGAATAGCGTTCGTCGGAAAGCCCGAGGATTTGCTTGAAAACGTATTCGTTGTCTTGACCGATCACGGGACCCGGCCGCACCGTGACCGGACTGTGACTCAGCTTGACGTAGGAACCGTAGATGGTTTCTCGGAAACCCAAAGGGTGGTCGACTTCGATATAGGTCTTGCGCTCCGTGTAGTGAGGGTCGTGAAGTAGATCGCCGACGTTCAGCACCGGTGCCGCCGCAACCCCCGCGTTCTGTAGTTGCTGCGCGAGTTCGCGATCATCCCAATTCGCGGTCCACAGGTTGATTTGCTCGTGCAACATTTCGATGTTGTCCAGCCGTCCTTCGCGCGACACAAATTCGGGAGAATCTGCCCAGTCCGGATTTCCCATGAAAGCAACCAATGAGGTCCAGTCCGCTTCGCATTCGACCGCGATCGAAATCCAGCGGTCGTCGCCCGTGCAGCGAAATACGCCGTGGGGCGCCGCTGCGGCGAGTGGATGTCGGTTCCCGAGCGGACCCGCGACCCGATCATTCATCACGTAGTCCATGAACGCGGGGCCAACCATCTGCATCACGGCTTCCTGTTGGGAAAAGTCGATGTACTGCCCCTTGCCCGTCTGGTCGCGATGGTTGAGCGCCGTGACGATGGCAAACGCGCCGAAGATTCCGGTAAAGGGATCCGAAAATGCGTTCTCTACCGGGAGTGGAGGGCCGTCGCAATAACCCGTCAGGCTGTCGAGCCCGGTGAGTGAAGTCAAGCTCAAGCCATAGGTCCGGGTGTTCATGAGCGGGCCATAAGTCCCGGCCCCCTGCATCGAGAGCATGACGATATCGGGCTTGCGCTTCTTCATTTCCTGGTAGCCGATGCCGATCTTGTCCATCACGCCAGGGCCAAAATTCTCGATCACGACATCGGATTCCATGATGAGTTGGCGCGCGAGCGCGAGACCTTCTTCGCTCTTGAAGTTGATCGTCACACTGCCGTTACCCGCCCAGCACGCGTGATTGGAAAGACTGTAGTTGGGGCCGGTTTCTCCCCCACCGAAAGGCGGCAGCCTGCGGGTCATGTCCACTCGAATGTTCGATTCGACTTTGTAGACCTCGGCGCCCAGGAAGCCGAGCGTTTGTCCGACGACGGGTCCGGCCCAAACCCAGCCAAAGTTAGCGACGCGAATGCCGTCGAGAGGACGTGCCCCCGCCACGGCGGCGGTTTCGGCGGGGCGGGGGGTCGCCAGGGCGCCGAGCACCTCGTGGTTGTCTTCACCGAGGAGTGGCGCCGCCCTCTTGGGCCCGCCGGGAGTTTCCGAAAGCTTGAAGGGCGCGCCCAGCATTCGCAGATTGCCCAGGGCAGCGTGTTCGAGATCGACGATGTAGCCCCGCTCTCGCAAGTGCGGATGTTCGGCAGCCTCCTTGACGGTAAAGACCGCAGTAACCGGCGCACCGGCGGCCTGACACTTCTCCATGATCTCGTGCTTGCCGTGTTGCATGGTCCATTCTTCGATCAAGGGATAAATCAGATCGGCATTTTCGGCGCGCGAGAACATGTCCTGAAACATCTCCGTCTGCATCCACTCCGGATCGCCCATCACCTTTGCGATGCCATTCCACTGGCCGGGTTCGAGGGCGAGCATCCAGACGTGACCGTCCTTGCAGGGGAGGATCGTGGCGGGCGCACCCAAGGGCATCCCGACTCCAGTCCGCGTATCGAACTTTCCATTCTGGGCATAGCCACCGATGTTCTGCCCCCCGACAAAGGAAGCGGCGATGACTTCGGCACACGACACGTCTACCTGCTGCCCGACGCCCGTGTTCTTGCGACCGTAGACCGCAGCGAGTCCCCAGGCAGCGCCCGCGACCGCGCCAAAATAATCCGCCGCGAAGGTTCCGTGCTCGAGCGGCGCTTCTCCGGGCAGTCCGCAGTAGCGCGCACTCGCCCCGCTCAGGTGATAGGCATTCAGATCTGTGCCCTTCCAATCCGCATAGGGACCCGTCTGGCCGAACGGCGTGATCGAAATCATCACGAGGGTAGGATTGAGTTTTTGCAACGACGCATAGTCGAGGGACCAGTCGCGCATTTCCTGCGGAGTGTTGTTTTCGATCAAGACATCCGCACGGGAAATTAGAGCGCAGATCTTCTCTCGATCCGCGGGAACGTTCACGTCCAGGGTGACGGACTTTTTATTGGTGTTCAGGCTGTGGAACAGACCGCTCTTTTCGCGGTCGGGCACGTCTTGTGGAAACGGCCCCCAACTGCGAGACGGATCTCCAGTGCCCGGCGTTTCGATCTTGATGATCTCGGCGCCGTAGTCTGCAAACAGTTTCGCGCAGAACGGCGCACTGACGCGCCCACCCATTTCGACGACCTGGATTCCCTCGAGCGCCTCTGCCAACTCACTCTCCTTCCGGCGGGATCGCGTGTATCAGTGTCTGGCCCCACCGAAGATTCGGCGAAAGAAATTGGCAACCGCTGCGACCAAAGCTTTCAACAGCAGCGGGAGAACCTTGAGGGACGCGTCTTCTGCGATCGGTGCCGGGGTTGTCGCCGCTTCTGCGCTTTCGGCGACCGCGACACTGTCAGTTTCCATTCGCTGCTTCACATTCTTCGCGAATTGCTGAAAGAGTTGGTGCGAGACCCCCTTGATCATTCCACCGCCGACCTGCAGAACCTTGCCGGTGAGATCGATCCTGCCGTCGGTCGTCATTTCGGTCGACCCACTCTCGAGCACGTTGAGACTCAGGGTGACTTTGGCCCTGGCTGTGCCCCCACTCGGATCCTTGCCTTCGCCTGTAATCACCAGAACGTGACGCGCAGCATCCACGTCTTCGAATTGAATCTTGCACTTGTAGGCGGCGGTAATCGCACCGAGCTTGATCTTCACCCGACCGCGAAAATTTCGCTCGTCCACCACCTCGGTCAGCGATGCGCCGGGTAGACAAGTCACTACGCTTTCCGGGTCGATCAAAAACTGCCAGACGAGATCGACCGGGGCCTCGACCTCGAACTTCTCTTGAATTTCAATTGCCATACCGGGCTTCCTTGATCCAGTTCGATCCGCTTCTTGATTTACGTCTCGCTCGATGACACGATTTGCATCCGAGATCTCGACGTCTCAACCTGTCGAGAGTGGCCCTCCACTTCGCTCGTATCGAGTTGCGACCATCTCCGCCAAAATTGCCAGGGCGATCTCTTCGGGACGGCGCCCTCCCAAATCCAAACCGACTGGGGTTTTGATACGCGACAGAGACTCGTCGCTGAACCCCTGAGCGCGCAACTCGACGAGACGCCTGGCGTGGGTCGTGCGACTCCCGAGAGCACCGATGTAGCGAACATCCGATTCGAGTGCCCGCGCAAGGGTCGGAAGATCGAACTTTGGGTCGTGCGTGAGGGTCAAAACATATGCGTCGGCATCCAGCACTGCACCGTTCAGTACGTCCACTGGCCATTCGTGCAACAGCTGATACGCGTCGCGAAAGCGATCGCCCCCGGTGAATGCCGTACGGGGGTCGATCACGAATACGTGGAAGCCGACCTCCTTTGCCATGCGACACAGCGCGACCGCGATCGGGGTCGCTCCCACGAGATAGAGTCTTTGCGCCGGAGCAAACGATTCGATGAACACCCGGTAGGGATCGCCCTCGCCGGTTGCGGGCGCGATCTCCACCACCCCGCTCTCCCGGGCTCGGAGCATTCTCTGCGCCTCGATCGCGACACTTTCATCGATCTCCGGGTCGATGCTTCCGACTCGCGCCGGAGCGTCGCTCGCAATCCCGATGACCCCAAGGCGCGCACCGAGCAGACGCTCGGGACCGAAGCAGATCGCCATTGCCGCGGGGCAATCGTCTTCGATCGCACTTCGGACCCGGCGCCAGACGTCGTCCGCGGAAAAGGTTTCGATCAAGACTTCGATGTGTCCGTTGCAGCTCAGCCCCACTTCGAGGCTGTCGGGTTGCACGGGTCCGTATTCGACCAGCGTCGGCTCGCGTCGATCGAGTACGCCCAGTGCTCGCTGGTAGACGTCGCTTTCGACGCAGCCACCCGAGACCGACCCGACCATCGATCCACTCCGAGTCAACGCCAAACGCGCGCCGCTGGGACGAGGTGCCGAGCCGTCTACGTTCACCACGGTAGCGAGTGCGATTTCCTCGCCATTTGCAGTCCAATCGTCCAGAGCTTTTATGAGTTCTTTCACTCGATTCCTCAGCAATCCCGTCGCAACGCGGCTCCAGGGGATGCCTCGATGGCGCGGGGTCAGAACTGCCCGGGTCACCCGATGCGTTGCCAGTATAGAGGCCCGACTCGCTTTCGTCCGCGGGTTGTTGCAGGAGTGAGTTCCCAGCTGGTAGCCTGACCGTCACCGATCCCCCACCAACCCTCGCAAACTCTCTCGAACATAGGAAGCGCATGGGTCCCACCCGGCAAATTTACTGGAACATCGCTG
Above is a window of Myxococcales bacterium DNA encoding:
- a CDS encoding sulfotransferase is translated as MKWPSLAPDDLLAAAAKQAGFDDFGPETLREPLEVLQRAFDGEAGLTSFGRIVVRQLLVSSLSQRLRVLHWAREHPEVRDQKIERPWIILGLPRTGTTLLSFLLGFDPVSRPLLQWEASSPVPPPDLASYAEDPRIAATAKQFDQLQDLNPALRAMHPFGATLATECVTLFAFDLRTLSFETQAFIPSYGRWLEKADMRSTYAIHKLSLQILQSRLPTRNWSLKTPNHLWCLDLLEDVYPDARLIWTHRDPAKVVPSVASLITAMHKTYSTRVDPVAVGREWDDKLHAGIVRGMEFDDRQAGRQWCSHLLYSELMADPIAAVRRIYAQFDRELHPLHVQRMETWMHMRGQDAFGRHGYDARDFGLAKEQIRARYSDYIARYQIPEE
- a CDS encoding M48 family metallopeptidase, translating into MLNAVRRGSVILVQQSLARFLELEGLRPTVEAGLRKAAAEFGRGEREFAAAGFSELEDWTIRPTRAVTRFGSITPRTKTLRLTTLDCSPHARRDTILHEVAHILTGALLEKRENHGPKWQVIASALGAAPMRMGRDPRFHAASEALRIARQKVVARCDRCGLEIKRLRRSRRNWRRFLHLECGGRFKAVKP
- a CDS encoding phosphotransferase, whose protein sequence is MSPSTPKGRPKETPKGTPPGDKRPGDPWSKAFDWIEANLGGRIVSYERQPRWRPAFYLDFERKGITLPLYLRGARTEVKHGSRVLEHEMRVLQQLEKDGIPVPHVYGYCPDPAGIVMERSAGRENLATAETEAEGRAVLDEYIEILARTHSLDTAPFEAFGMAKPVGAEALGLCDLANWEAPYRECKSRPEPIIEFVLSWLKRNIPKDRSEVTFLSVDAGQFLFENSRITALIDLELACLGDPAADLGGMRGRDLSEPLGDLPRAFARYFELRGQKIPTSVIDYHTVRFNLYTPMAIAPLVANPTPDTDIVQYLGWYWVWSRACLEVMAHGLGIKLEAPTLPEPKITRFAGTHDALTRRLEKASEGGDFAAYETDAAYRAAEYLRRVERYGRDLEQNDLNEVGALLGRSFNHWIDADRELEQLIESAGATRDEDLIRLFHRRTLRHESLLQPVLRELEGVKTQLLDD
- a CDS encoding antibiotic biosynthesis monooxygenase, with the protein product MVIVVFRSKLRAGIEDEFNELGDRMQTIAESMPGFISYKVFHAPDGERASIIEFESREELQAWKINAEHIAAQQLGRDKFYAEYTLTVSETLRETKFER
- a CDS encoding TVP38/TMEM64 family protein, which translates into the protein MGNRLILFSAVLAIGALGHFGGYFQYLDPVHLRELLEAAGPWGPLAVIVLFAVFEPFGAPGAIFILASATLWPFWLAFTVNILGAIGAGMLGFTFARYLGRDWVEGRMPERLRKWDERLSKDGLPKVILFRLIFFLNPASHWALGLSRVKVPAAILGTAIGFIPGVSLLTYFGAELLAWFNDQPTEVWIGVAVAIIATIIIFKIRKRTTASA
- a CDS encoding DUF4345 domain-containing protein gives rise to the protein MSGTRIYLILSALIWLPYGLFCVFQPETLADIAGVVGTTPTGTTEIRAMYGGLQAGVGVICVIALMRPDFARSALITLCCLAGGLFLARFSGFLIDGSGSQYTYGALVFESTYALAAGYLARGSTVSET
- a CDS encoding gamma carbonic anhydrase family protein, with amino-acid sequence AVLRGDVNAIRIGRDSNVQDGAVIHVTRDLFNTEVGDVVTIGHHAVVHGCRVCDGALIGIGAIVLDGAVIGEGALVGAGAVVTPGMKVPPGTLVVGTPARVVRTLDDDEVQSQREHALNYVKLAHSHAQSQG
- a CDS encoding Zn-dependent alcohol dehydrogenase, translating into MKAAVMRELNAPMEIIDGVSLGDLGPGDVHVKLVSSGVCHSDLSVQNGTIPFAFPLIPGHEGAGIVQEVGSGVTDIAAGDHIILSFVPACNKCKPCLRGQSYLCDAGAAFGMTPHFVVDGAPMVGMAGLGTFAEELIANEACLVKVDDDIPLDIVSLIGCGVTTGVGAAINTAKVTPGSSVVVFGCGGVGMSAIQGARIAGAAEILAVDTVESKLEAAKGFGATHVCTPDALDQMKTEITGGEGFDYALECIGNPVTIRATFDAARRGGTAVIVGVGRISEEVKFSAFEFFFTDKILRGSMYGSANVRTFMPMLIRLWKAGKLDLESMITRRIQLEDVNDAFKAMQEGQVIRSVIDYK